Proteins from one Lachnospiraceae bacterium KGMB03038 genomic window:
- a CDS encoding MATE family efflux transporter codes for MTAIAEKKDRSQYLFSNRDLRVLILPLIVEQFLAVLVGMADSIMVASVGEAAVSGVSLVDNIMVLLINLFAALATGGAVVSGQYLGQKRKEGACRSATQLIWFITICAAAVTILIYVFKDWILHGVFGQIEPDVMGHANTYLLIVTASIPFIALYNGGAAIFRTMGNSKISMRVSIVMNVVNVSGNAILIYGFHRGTEGVAIPTLVSRIVAAVLIIILLCDKRRDIFIEAKLRYRPDWSLIRKILSIGVPNGLENSMFQLGKIIVLSLVSTFGTYAIAANAVSNVLASFQVLPGMAIALAVTTVIARCVGAGDYEQVKYYTKKLLIITHISMVIANAVIVALLPVILKAYNLSDLTAQTTRQIIVFYAICCILFWPMSFTLPATFRASGDAKMCMIISVVSMWIFRIIFSYILGKYMGLGVFGVWVAMVIDWLVRGGCFIFRYYSEKWKHQAIS; via the coding sequence ATGACAGCGATAGCGGAGAAAAAAGACAGGAGCCAGTATCTGTTCAGCAACCGGGATCTTCGGGTACTGATCCTGCCGCTGATCGTAGAACAATTTCTGGCTGTTCTGGTGGGAATGGCCGACAGCATCATGGTAGCCAGTGTGGGCGAGGCGGCTGTATCCGGCGTATCTTTGGTAGATAATATCATGGTGCTGCTGATCAACCTGTTTGCGGCGCTGGCTACTGGAGGGGCAGTAGTATCCGGTCAGTATCTGGGGCAGAAACGGAAAGAAGGAGCGTGCAGATCTGCCACGCAGCTGATCTGGTTTATCACGATCTGCGCGGCGGCGGTAACGATACTGATCTATGTGTTCAAGGACTGGATCCTTCACGGGGTGTTTGGCCAAATCGAGCCGGATGTTATGGGACATGCCAATACATATTTGCTGATCGTGACGGCATCCATCCCTTTTATCGCCCTCTACAACGGAGGCGCGGCTATTTTCCGTACCATGGGAAATTCGAAGATTTCCATGCGGGTTTCGATTGTCATGAATGTGGTCAACGTGAGCGGAAACGCGATTTTGATCTATGGATTCCACCGGGGGACGGAGGGAGTGGCAATCCCAACGTTAGTGTCCAGGATCGTAGCGGCTGTGCTGATCATCATTCTGCTTTGTGATAAGAGAAGAGACATTTTTATCGAGGCAAAATTACGGTATCGTCCCGACTGGTCTCTGATCCGGAAGATTTTGAGCATTGGCGTGCCAAATGGTTTGGAGAACAGCATGTTCCAGCTTGGAAAGATTATTGTGCTCAGTTTGGTGTCCACATTTGGGACTTATGCGATCGCGGCAAACGCAGTGTCTAATGTACTGGCTTCGTTCCAGGTGCTGCCAGGAATGGCTATCGCCCTTGCGGTGACGACCGTCATTGCCCGGTGTGTGGGAGCGGGAGACTATGAACAGGTAAAATACTATACAAAAAAACTGCTGATCATTACCCATATCAGTATGGTGATAGCGAACGCGGTTATAGTGGCGCTGCTTCCGGTGATCTTAAAGGCATATAATCTTTCGGACCTGACTGCACAGACGACCCGGCAGATCATTGTGTTTTACGCGATCTGCTGTATCTTGTTTTGGCCGATGTCTTTTACCCTGCCGGCTACCTTTCGGGCGTCCGGAGACGCAAAGATGTGCATGATTATTTCCGTTGTGTCTATGTGGATCTTCCGCATCATTTTCAGTTACATTTTGGGAAAATATATGGGACTGGGAGTCTTTGGCGTGTGGGTGGCTATGGTCATCGACTGGCTGGTGCGGGGAGGCTGCTTTATCTTCCGGTATTACAGCGAAAAATGGAAACATCAGGCAATTTCCTAG
- the spoIIID gene encoding sporulation transcriptional regulator SpoIIID, whose protein sequence is MKDYIEERAVEIASYIIEHKATVRQTAKKFGVSKSTIHKDVTERLRQINPGLASEVRKVLDVNKSERHIRGGLATREKYRHQQA, encoded by the coding sequence TTGAAAGATTATATTGAAGAGCGGGCGGTAGAGATTGCCAGTTATATCATTGAACACAAGGCGACGGTGAGGCAGACGGCGAAAAAATTCGGGGTAAGTAAGAGTACCATACATAAGGATGTAACCGAGCGCCTCCGGCAGATCAATCCAGGCCTGGCTTCAGAAGTTCGTAAAGTGCTGGATGTAAATAAATCTGAGCGCCATATCCGGGGCGGTCTTGCCACCAGAGAAAAATACCGGCATCAGCAGGCGTAA
- a CDS encoding AAA family ATPase, which yields MLCQFTVRNFKSIRDEATFDMQAAAISEHEDRIIKDKDGELYLPVSAIYGPNGGGKSNVLEALHSLSLKVLRPLYATSDNEERVIPRKKLVIEPFAFSEEKKEEPTEFEVFFRTKLAEYRYILSVKRDLVLYERLERVKLDTGRRSALFERDDKGIILKGVFAKLKISDELSDTLPLLSYLGITYRKNEVVNDVLDWFEFGISFMNYGNPVQELRMAIANSEDVKDLVLKMIQEMDLDILDFRVEEMEHDHIEVFTKHEVDGYETELNLSDESSGTKKLFGLLPFIAESLIDGTTLVIDELDAKIHPVLLRYIIMLYNDMEANRKGAQLIFTSHDLSTMNSEVFRRDEIWFVAKGNSQNSKLYSLVEFKNSKGESVRKDAKFDKQYLEGKYGADPYLRKIIDWGSVNA from the coding sequence ATGTTGTGTCAATTTACAGTTAGAAATTTTAAGAGCATACGAGATGAGGCAACGTTTGATATGCAGGCTGCCGCCATTTCTGAACATGAAGATCGGATTATCAAGGATAAAGATGGTGAGTTATATTTGCCGGTGTCCGCTATTTATGGACCGAATGGCGGCGGAAAATCAAATGTTCTTGAAGCTCTGCATAGTTTGTCATTAAAGGTACTTCGACCATTATATGCAACCAGTGATAATGAGGAACGTGTCATTCCTCGAAAAAAACTGGTCATTGAGCCGTTTGCTTTTTCAGAAGAGAAAAAAGAAGAACCTACGGAATTTGAAGTGTTTTTCAGAACGAAGCTGGCTGAATATCGATATATATTAAGTGTAAAGCGCGATCTGGTTTTATATGAACGTCTGGAGCGTGTAAAGTTAGACACCGGAAGAAGATCAGCACTTTTTGAGAGAGATGATAAGGGAATCATTTTGAAAGGTGTTTTTGCGAAGTTAAAAATAAGTGATGAATTGTCGGATACGCTTCCGTTACTTTCCTATCTTGGAATCACTTATCGAAAAAATGAAGTCGTAAATGATGTGCTGGATTGGTTTGAATTTGGAATTAGTTTTATGAATTATGGAAATCCAGTGCAGGAACTGCGTATGGCGATTGCAAATTCGGAAGATGTAAAAGATCTGGTTTTGAAAATGATTCAGGAAATGGATCTGGATATTCTGGATTTTCGTGTGGAAGAAATGGAACATGATCACATAGAAGTTTTTACAAAACATGAAGTAGATGGATATGAAACAGAACTGAATCTGTCAGACGAGTCCAGCGGTACAAAAAAATTATTTGGATTGCTTCCATTTATTGCAGAAAGTTTGATTGATGGAACAACTTTAGTAATTGATGAATTGGATGCAAAAATTCATCCCGTCTTACTGCGCTACATTATTATGCTATATAACGACATGGAAGCGAATCGTAAAGGCGCTCAGTTGATCTTTACATCGCATGATCTGTCAACCATGAACAGTGAAGTGTTCCGCAGAGACGAAATCTGGTTTGTGGCTAAAGGGAACAGCCAGAATTCCAAGCTGTATTCTTTGGTTGAATTTAAGAACAGCAAAGGGGAATCTGTCCGTAAGGATGCAAAGTTTGACAAGCAGTATTTGGAAGGGAAATACGGCGCTGATCCATACCTCAGAAAAATCATAGATTGGGGGAGTGTCAATGCCTAA
- a CDS encoding RloB domain-containing protein has protein sequence MPKKAGMDAWKKKRRQEYMEMKEYRYYIFCEGQQTEPRYFEGFKKLIEDNPVYRDMVLIEIEPCQAETMRVIGMAERYVKKHKIKRGQIWCVYDKDSFPAGDFNGVVHRAEQLNKENPDLQYHTAWSNECIEFWFLLHFAYYTSNNHRIEYIQFLNDKFTTLGLGKYQKNMKDIFEILLMKGNPKLAIRYAKRIIKNGEGKTPAEIAPGTKVYELVEELAKYLPEKIQKQIVE, from the coding sequence ATGCCTAAGAAAGCTGGAATGGACGCATGGAAGAAAAAACGCCGCCAAGAATACATGGAAATGAAAGAATACCGTTACTATATCTTCTGTGAAGGTCAGCAGACAGAACCCCGATACTTTGAAGGGTTTAAGAAATTAATCGAGGACAACCCTGTCTATCGGGACATGGTGCTGATTGAAATAGAACCATGCCAGGCGGAAACCATGCGAGTGATTGGGATGGCCGAACGATATGTAAAAAAGCATAAAATCAAAAGAGGGCAGATATGGTGCGTTTATGATAAAGATAGTTTTCCGGCCGGAGATTTCAATGGCGTCGTACACCGTGCAGAACAGCTAAATAAGGAAAATCCGGATTTACAGTATCATACTGCGTGGAGTAATGAATGTATTGAATTTTGGTTCTTACTTCATTTTGCCTACTATACGTCCAATAACCACCGAATAGAATATATCCAGTTTCTAAATGATAAGTTTACAACGCTAGGTCTTGGGAAATATCAAAAGAATATGAAAGATATTTTTGAAATTCTGTTGATGAAAGGGAATCCGAAGCTGGCAATACGATATGCGAAGAGAATTATAAAGAATGGAGAGGGGAAAACTCCGGCAGAGATTGCACCAGGGACGAAGGTATACGAGTTGGTAGAGGAACTGGCAAAGTATTTGCCGGAGAAAATTCAAAAGCAAATAGTGGAGTAG
- a CDS encoding IS256 family transposase, producing MARKKDTPQKAALREMMGNYMKENNVKVKDGTDVNSIMRDMMSIILEGVLDQEMDEDLGYSKYDYRNKETDNSRNGHSQKTMHTSYGDMEIDIPRDRKGEFEPQIVKKYQNTVTQDMEEKIISMYAKGMTTNDIESHMRELYDIEISDSTISRITDKILPIVKEWQERPLEEIYAVVFMDAIHYHVRNEGRIVKRAVYIAIGIDMEGHKDVLGMYVGQNESAKFWLSILNGLRNRGVEDILIACVDGLTGFPQAIEAVFPQTEIQQCIIHQIRNTTKFVSYKELKPLMADLKRVYAAPTEEIALAELDSFDDKWSGKYPKIAKSWKDNWVNLSTYFKYPEAVRCLIYTTNAIEGFNRQLRKVTKSKTVFPSDESLLKMLYLAMMDITKKWTGHRQDWGQIHSQLEIFFEERLSGL from the coding sequence ATGGCAAGGAAAAAGGATACCCCACAAAAAGCAGCCCTTCGAGAAATGATGGGCAACTACATGAAAGAAAACAATGTTAAAGTCAAAGATGGGACAGATGTTAACTCTATCATGCGGGACATGATGTCCATCATTCTGGAAGGTGTTCTGGACCAGGAGATGGACGAGGACTTAGGTTATTCTAAGTATGATTATCGTAACAAGGAAACGGATAATTCCAGAAATGGACATTCTCAGAAAACAATGCATACCAGCTATGGAGACATGGAAATCGACATCCCCAGGGACAGGAAAGGCGAGTTTGAACCGCAGATTGTCAAGAAATACCAGAATACTGTCACTCAGGACATGGAGGAAAAGATCATCTCTATGTATGCCAAAGGAATGACCACGAATGATATTGAAAGCCATATGCGTGAACTATACGACATCGAAATCTCTGACAGCACCATCAGCCGAATCACTGATAAGATCCTTCCCATTGTGAAAGAATGGCAGGAAAGGCCATTGGAAGAGATTTATGCCGTGGTTTTCATGGACGCCATCCATTACCATGTGCGCAATGAAGGCCGGATTGTAAAACGTGCGGTTTATATCGCCATTGGGATTGACATGGAAGGACATAAAGACGTGCTTGGCATGTATGTGGGCCAAAACGAAAGCGCGAAATTCTGGCTTTCCATTTTGAACGGGCTAAGGAACCGCGGGGTAGAAGATATCCTGATTGCATGTGTGGATGGGCTGACAGGATTTCCTCAGGCAATTGAGGCGGTATTTCCCCAGACAGAAATCCAGCAATGCATCATTCATCAGATTCGGAATACAACGAAGTTCGTTTCCTATAAGGAACTCAAGCCCCTGATGGCTGATCTGAAACGTGTATATGCGGCTCCAACAGAAGAAATCGCATTAGCAGAGCTGGACAGCTTTGATGACAAATGGAGCGGAAAATACCCGAAAATAGCGAAATCCTGGAAAGATAACTGGGTGAATCTTTCGACTTATTTTAAGTACCCGGAAGCGGTCCGCTGTCTGATCTATACTACCAATGCAATTGAGGGATTTAATCGCCAGCTCCGGAAAGTCACAAAATCCAAGACAGTGTTTCCTTCCGATGAGAGCCTTTTAAAAATGCTGTATTTGGCCATGATGGATATCACGAAAAAATGGACAGGCCACCGACAGGATTGGGGACAGATCCATTCGCAGCTGGAGATATTTTTTGAAGAACGATTATCTGGATTATAA